The DNA segment CTTAGGATATAAGCGTGACTGGCACGGCGTCATCCCCACCGTTATGGGATAGCAGAGGAAGACGCTGAGAAGAGAGGAGGGAGCCTGCTTATACTGGACAGGCGCAGTTGTTCGTTACACCTACAAGGAGTTAGGAATGTGCTCTATTGAAATTGTGGATTAGTGGTAGAAGTCTTCAAGCAAAGAGCCTTATACCAAGCGGAAGGCTGTGCCCTAATTAAGTACGGATGTACCCGGAATTGACCCCGTTACTCACATCGTTTACCCCGGTTTCTTGTATAGTTTTCTGATTTGTCAAGGATTTCCGACTAAGAGACCTTCTCTTTCCAGTCCACTGTTTGATTTCTTCTATAGCTACCGATCATATTGCTCGTCGCTGACATGCTCCATCCATTCGGCGGCCTTATCGTTGAGCGGTTCCTGAATTGCGATATGCGTCAGTGCAGAAGTTGCCGTTGCCCCGTGCCAATGTTTTACGCCCGGCGGAATCCGGACAACATCGCCTTCCCTGATCTCCTCGATTGGCCCGCCCCATTGCCGAACCCAGCCGGCACCGGCCGTCACGATCAGTATTTGCCCGAATGGATGGGTATGCCATGCAGTCCTGGCGCCGGGCTGGAAGGTCACGCGTCCGCCGGATGCGCGCAGTGGATCGTTTGCATCGAACAAGTAATCGATGCGCACGGAACCGGTAAAGTATTCGGCCGCTCCCTCGCTGGAAGGCTGCGAGCCGCTTCGCGAGACGCTGATCTTCTTCATGTTATCTTCCTCCTTTGTTGCTGCCTTAATGCCTGCACGAGGCATGACGCCATGCTGAGCCTGTCTGGTGCTCAGGACCCTAGCTAATATCTCATTGGCATTATCGGCTTCCTGCTTGCCAACCTTGGATTTAAGTACTGAAATGAAGTCCTTCATCTGCGCTTCGGTCAGTCCAGTATTCATCGCGGCGCCAAGATGGAACTGAAGCTGGCCTGCCGTACCTATCATGCTGGCAAGGGCCGAAATTGTCGCAAGTTCCCTGCTCTGGTAATCCAGGTTGTCGCGGACGAAAATGTCCGCAAAAAGATGTTCTTTCAGGAACGTGTCAATGACCGGCATGAACAGTTGATACCCGCTGGGAGGCGGAATTACTTCCTGCCCAGCAAGCCTTGCGCGGACCTTTGCGCCGTATTCATCCTTGTTCATGTTAGAAGGTATCGGGCTTGGTTCTTTGCCAGGCTCATCCTTGATGCCTTTCTGCCTGCGTTCTTCCAATACTCCCATAAAAGTATTGATGGCGTTCAAGCTGCGCGGGAACCCACAATAGGCGTACAACTGCACGAGGACTTCCTTAATTTCATTCATGGTCAAACCCGCGTCCAGCCCTTCGTTCAGAGCCGTTTTCAGTTTCTGGAGATCACCATTGGCGGTGAAGGCCGCGATGGTGACGATCTTTTCCTCCCTTGCGTTCAAACCTTCGTTTTTCATAGTCTTTGCCTCCGAAATGGTTGCAATGCTAAACATTGAGACAAGAATGCTTGACAGAATTATCGACCATATGCTCATTTGTGTCTCCTTAATTTATGGGCGCAGCAGCGTTTTGATTGCGCGCCGCTCGTCCATCGCACGATAGCCCTCCGCCACCTGGTCGAGGGGCAGGGTCAGGTCGAAGACCTTGCCGGGGTTTATCTTCCCGTTCCAGACCAGATCGATCAGTTCGGGCAGATAGCGGCGCACCGGGGCCGGGCCGCCGTGGAGACGGACGTGGGCGAAGAACAGCTCCTGGCCGTTCAGCTCTACCCCGTGCGGTACGCCCACGTAACCTATGTACCCGCCCGGACGGGTAGAACGGATAGCCTGCATCATCGACTCCTGGGTCCCTACGCACTCCAGCACCGAGTCAGCACCGATTCCGCCGGTCATCTCCTTGATGCGTTCCGCGCCCTCATTGCCGCGCTCAACTACGATGTCGGTCGCGCCGAATTCACGGGCGAGCTTCTGCCGAGACTCGTGTCGGCTCATGGCCATGATGCGCTTGGCACCCATCTGCCTGGCGGATAACACACTGAGGAGGCCCACGGCACCGTCACCGACGACCACTACTGTCTTGCCCGGTTTAACGTCGGCCGCGTCGGCGGCAAACCAGCCGGTGCCCATGACATCCGAGAGCGTCAACAAGCTCGGGACCATATCATCCGAGGGGACATCCGGGGTAGCCACGAGCGTGCCTTCCGCGAGAGGGACGCGCAGCACGGGTGCCTGGGCGCCGCCGACGAGTTCCCGGTGCTGGCAGGACGACTGATAGCCGATCTGGCAGTGGGGGCAGGTGTTGTCGGAAACGAAAAAGGAACCGATGACGAACTGACCAGGTTTCACCGACTTGATCGCACTTCCTACTTCCTCCACGATTCCGCAGTACTCATGCCCCATCGGGGTCGGCTCGGTGACCGGGCTGATGCCACGGTAAGGCCACAGGTCAGACCCGCAGACGGAGGTGGCCGCGATTCTGATAATTGCATCTGTTGGCTTGATTATCTTCGGCGCATTGCGCTCCTCGAAACGTAAGTCGCGCGCGCCATAGAGAACAGCTCCTTTCATGGTTTATCTCCTTTCTTGCCTGGTTAGGCCTTCATGGCTCACTCTTCTGTTTAACCAGGTACTTTTACTTATCGTTATATTTTTCTTCATTCTTCCTGGCTAGATGCCGGTCTTTTTGTCCAGTTCTCCTGAGGCGGTCTTCTCACTTATTCCGCTTGCCCCTGGCCAGGCAGGGGGGACAGGCCGTGCCCGCCAGTCAAGCTCGTTCCCAGGTTGGCACCAATGTCGCGACTATTGAGTAGCGTTTCGGGTGCCCGAGCGCCCTCCACGTGGATGCTTGCAAACCCATCGTCGACCTCTTTGATGTCCTCCATTTTTGCTCCCTTGTCTCGCTCTTCATCGCGAGGATTTCAGGTTCACATTTTCGGATGTTTCCTGCGCCCGATGATTTAATGATACTCCCGGTGGCAGGACAACCGGTAGACCAATCCTGCCTTATTCTTGCCAAAAAGTCCGAGATACTGAAATTTCTGTTGCGGCAGCTGGTTGGGTTTTGATAAGATGAAATTGGAGGACATATATGGAGAAGACGCATGTAAAAGAGGTAAACGCGACAGACAGCATGGCAAGTGCACGTGAAGCCCTTCGTAAGAGCATTGCCCGATTAGCCACCAAGGACGACCGGACCGAAACCAATGTCCCGGGCCTGACTTTCTATAGGAAGAGTAAAACGACAGAGCCATATAGCGGGATGTACCATCCCTGCATATGCGTAGCGGTACAGGGGGCTAAGCGCGCGGTGCTCGAGAGTAATGAATATGTATATGATGCTCAGAACTACTTGATAACTCCGATTAATCTGCCTACAGTCGTCCAGATATTAGAGGCGAGCCCGGAAAAACCTTACCTTGGGCTTGTATTAGACCTGGATCTGCGCACACTGGGAGAGTTGATGCTTGACATCGCCCTTCCTCAGCCCCAGATACAGCAGCAGAGACATGCTATGGCCACGGGCAGGCTCACGCCTGAGCTGCTCGATGCCTTTAAGCGGCTTGTTGACCTCCTTGACAAGCCCGGGGACATCCCCATACTTGCACCCATGATAAAAAGGGAAATATTTTACCGTATGCTTACGGGAGAACAGGGCACCCGCCTTCGCCAGATGGCCACGGCTGGCAGCCAGGGCAACAGGATAGCACAGGCGATCGATTGGTTGAAGGACCATTACACCCAGCCCCTTCGTATCGATGACCTCGCAGCGCAGGTAAATATGAGCACTTCTACATTCCACCACCATTTCAAGACGTTGACGACCATGAGCCCACTGCAGTACCAGAAATGGTTGCGTTTAAACGAAGCGCGGCGGTTAATGCTCACCGAAAATCGGGATGCAGGAGCCGCGGCATTTCAGGTCGGCTATGATAGCCCTTCCCAATTCAGCCGAGAGTACAGCCGTCTGTTCGGCACCCCGCCGCTGCGCGACATCACGAATTTGCGTCAAATGGCTGCTATGGAAAGTGCCTAAATCTGCTTGATTTGGCTTGACAAGAAAAACGTCTGGAATTCGGCATTATTAGTAAAGTAGGGATCTCCCATATTTCTCTGTGAATTTAAACTACAATTCTGCAGTTTTTCCACGCATCTGACCTTGAAGAGTTCAGGAAGAAGCCGAAACTTGTCCGCCACTTGTGGCGATGGCTCGGAGCGATAAACCCGGCATGATAAATCTTGAAGCGGCTTGGGGAGCAGTCCCTTTTTCAATCGACCTTGAAACGTTGCCAAAAGCAAGCCGCTAAGGCCCTTTCTTCAGGTCCCGGAGGGCTCTCTCCAGGAGGCTTTTGGCGGCCTCCACGCCGGTGCTCTGCTCCTCGCAGGCCTTCTGGTCCATGTACTCATTGACCGACTCCTCCACGAAGTGCACCCTGCGCGCCGTGTCGCGCTCGAAAACGAGGGCGCCCCGCCTGACCACGTGGTTCCTGAGGAAGGCCGGGGCCCCATTCAGGACCACCACGGGGGCGGAGGAGCCTTCCAGGTCCTCGAGCCACCCGGGACGGGCAGACCCGGAAAGAAGCACCCCCAGGGCCGCCCGCCGGGCGGAGGAGGAGTCACACTTCTTTCCGAAGAGGTAGAGCGCGGCGACCTCCTCCCTCACCCTCAGGGCATCCAGGGCTTTCCTTATCTCCTCATCCATGCCTCACCCGCACCTGGTAAACCCGCAGTCCCGGCAGACCGCACAGCCCCCCTCGTGCTCCACGGCGCCGCCGCACTCCGGGCAGGCGCCGATGAACGCTATCTCCACGTCATCCCTGCCGTTGCCGCCGTTGCCCTCCGCATCGGCCATGCGGAATTGCTCGATTGCCTTGGCTATGGCGTCTGAGCAGGAAAGGATTTGCCCCCCGGGCTCCCACATGGGCTGATGACACCGCACGCCCTTGAGCTGCTTGATTAGCTCGTCCGGGTCGATATTGGACCTCAGGGCAAGGGAAATGAGCCTTCCGATGGCCTCCGCCTGGCTGGCGGCGCAGCCCCCGGCCTTCCCCATGCTTGTAAACAGCTCGAAGATATTCCCGTCCTTGTCCTCGTTTATCGTGATATAGATGGTGCCGCAGCCGGTTTTCATCTGACGCGTGGTGCCCTTGATGACCCGGGGCCTTTTCCTCGGCACTATCTTCATCCGGCCCGAAGCGGATTCCTTTTTCCCCGCTACGGAGTCTTCGCCGTGGCCCTGGTCCGTCAGGTGTTTGTCGGCCCCGCCCTCTGCGGCCTCCGGACCCATGCCCGCGGCTTTTTCCGCCCTTTTCCCTTTGGTGAGCACCTGAGAATCCCTTGAGCCGTCCCTGTAGACCGTCACGCCCTTGCACCCGGATTCGTAGGCTTCCAAAAAGACGCTTTCCACGTCCTGCACCGACGCTTCGCTCGGAAAATTCACGGTCTTCGAAACGGCGTTGTCCACATGCTTCTGAAAGGCGGCCTGCATTCCCACGTGTTCCCAGGGCGAGACGTCGTGGGCGGTGACGAAGACGCGCTTGACGTCCTCGGGTATCTCCTCGAAATCGTTGATGCTCCCCTGCTCGGCGATGCGCTCCATGAGCTCCCGGCTCCAGAACCCCCGGTCCTTGGCGACCTCCTCGAACAGGGGGTTGACCTCGATGAGCTTCGTCCCCTCCATGACGTTGCGCACGTAGCTGACGGCAAACAGGGGCTCCACGCCCGAGGAGCACCCGGCGATGATGGACAGGGTGCCCGTGGGGGCGATGGTGGTGACGGTGGCGTTTCTGACCCGGACGCGCCCGTCGTAGACGCTCCCGGGGAAGTTGGCAAACACGCCCCGCTCCCCGGCCAGGGCGGCGGAGGCCCGGCGGCCCTCCTCCTGGATAAAGCCCATGACCTCCTCGGCCGTCCGGACCGCCTCGGAGGAGTTGTAGGGGATGCCCAGCCTGATGAGCATGTCCGCCCAGCCCATCACTCCCAGGCCTATCTTCCGGTTGGCCCGGGTCATCTCCTCTATCTTGGCCAGGGGATACCGGTTGGCGTCGATGACGTTGTCCAGAAAGTGCACCGCCCGGTGGGTGGCCTCCCGGAGCCTGGTCCAGTCCACCTCCGAGCCCCCGGCCTCCGTCTTCTTGAGCATGACGGCCAGGTTCAGGGAGCCCAGGTTGCAGGACTCGTAGGGCAGGAGGGGCTGCTCCCCGCAGGGGTTGGTGGACTCGATGGCCCCCTGCACGGGGGTGGGGTTGCACCTGTTGACCCCGTCCATGAAGACGATGCCCGGCTCCCCGTTCTTCCAGGCGTGCTCCACGATGAGCCCGAAGACCTCCCGGGCCTCCAGGGTGTCGGTGACCGCCCCGGTGCGGGGGCTTCGGAGCTGGTACGTGCGGCCCTCGGCGACCGCCCGCATGAACGCGTCGGTAAGGGCCACGGAGATGTTGAAGTTATTGAGCTTGGCGTTGTCGTCCTTGCAGGTGACGAACCTGATGATGTCGGGATGGTCCACCCGGAGCATCCCCATGTTGGCCCCCCTGCGGGTGCCCCCCTGCTTGACCGCCTCCGTGGCGGTGTCGAACACCGTCATGAAGGACACCGGCCCGGAGGAGATGCCCTTGGTGGAGCCCACCACGTCGCCGGCGGGCCGGAGACGGGAGAAGCTGAAGCCCGTGCCCCCGCCGGACTTGTGGATGATGGCGGCGTTCTTCACCGCATCGAAGATGCTCTCCATGGAGTCCTCCACGGGCAGGACGAAACACGCGCTGAGCTGCCCCAGCTTGCGCCCGGCATTCATCAGGGTGGGGCTGTTGGGTAGAAACTCCATGGAGGCCATCATCCCGTAGAAGACCTCTTCGAGCTCGCGGACCTCGTCCTCGCCCTTGCCGTACAGCTTGTCCGAGGCGGCTATGCACCCGGCCACCCTGCGGAAAAGCTCCTCGGGCTGCTCGACCACCTTCCCCTCCTGGTCCTTCTTCAGATAACGTGCCACGAGCACCTTCCGGGCATTGGGTGAAAGCGCAAGCTTGCCTCCGGTTGTCTCCATTCATCCTCCCATTGGAAATTATTTCTTGAAGTTCAAGGAATATCTGCGCCCGTCATCGTTTGCGGCCCTCTCAGCCTCCCGCCTCCTGTACCATGAGGCGAGCCTCTCCATCACGTCCTTGCCCTCCAGAGGGCAGCGCGCCG comes from the Nitrospirota bacterium genome and includes:
- a CDS encoding carboxymuconolactone decarboxylase family protein — encoded protein: MKNEGLNAREEKIVTIAAFTANGDLQKLKTALNEGLDAGLTMNEIKEVLVQLYAYCGFPRSLNAINTFMGVLEERRQKGIKDEPGKEPSPIPSNMNKDEYGAKVRARLAGQEVIPPPSGYQLFMPVIDTFLKEHLFADIFVRDNLDYQSRELATISALASMIGTAGQLQFHLGAAMNTGLTEAQMKDFISVLKSKVGKQEADNANEILARVLSTRQAQHGVMPRAGIKAATKEEDNMKKISVSRSGSQPSSEGAAEYFTGSVRIDYLFDANDPLRASGGRVTFQPGARTAWHTHPFGQILIVTAGAGWVRQWGGPIEEIREGDVVRIPPGVKHWHGATATSALTHIAIQEPLNDKAAEWMEHVSDEQYDR
- a CDS encoding zinc-dependent alcohol dehydrogenase family protein, giving the protein MKGAVLYGARDLRFEERNAPKIIKPTDAIIRIAATSVCGSDLWPYRGISPVTEPTPMGHEYCGIVEEVGSAIKSVKPGQFVIGSFFVSDNTCPHCQIGYQSSCQHRELVGGAQAPVLRVPLAEGTLVATPDVPSDDMVPSLLTLSDVMGTGWFAADAADVKPGKTVVVVGDGAVGLLSVLSARQMGAKRIMAMSRHESRQKLAREFGATDIVVERGNEGAERIKEMTGGIGADSVLECVGTQESMMQAIRSTRPGGYIGYVGVPHGVELNGQELFFAHVRLHGGPAPVRRYLPELIDLVWNGKINPGKVFDLTLPLDQVAEGYRAMDERRAIKTLLRP
- a CDS encoding AraC family transcriptional regulator produces the protein MEKTHVKEVNATDSMASAREALRKSIARLATKDDRTETNVPGLTFYRKSKTTEPYSGMYHPCICVAVQGAKRAVLESNEYVYDAQNYLITPINLPTVVQILEASPEKPYLGLVLDLDLRTLGELMLDIALPQPQIQQQRHAMATGRLTPELLDAFKRLVDLLDKPGDIPILAPMIKREIFYRMLTGEQGTRLRQMATAGSQGNRIAQAIDWLKDHYTQPLRIDDLAAQVNMSTSTFHHHFKTLTTMSPLQYQKWLRLNEARRLMLTENRDAGAAAFQVGYDSPSQFSREYSRLFGTPPLRDITNLRQMAAMESA
- a CDS encoding vitamin B12-dependent ribonucleotide reductase; this translates as METTGGKLALSPNARKVLVARYLKKDQEGKVVEQPEELFRRVAGCIAASDKLYGKGEDEVRELEEVFYGMMASMEFLPNSPTLMNAGRKLGQLSACFVLPVEDSMESIFDAVKNAAIIHKSGGGTGFSFSRLRPAGDVVGSTKGISSGPVSFMTVFDTATEAVKQGGTRRGANMGMLRVDHPDIIRFVTCKDDNAKLNNFNISVALTDAFMRAVAEGRTYQLRSPRTGAVTDTLEAREVFGLIVEHAWKNGEPGIVFMDGVNRCNPTPVQGAIESTNPCGEQPLLPYESCNLGSLNLAVMLKKTEAGGSEVDWTRLREATHRAVHFLDNVIDANRYPLAKIEEMTRANRKIGLGVMGWADMLIRLGIPYNSSEAVRTAEEVMGFIQEEGRRASAALAGERGVFANFPGSVYDGRVRVRNATVTTIAPTGTLSIIAGCSSGVEPLFAVSYVRNVMEGTKLIEVNPLFEEVAKDRGFWSRELMERIAEQGSINDFEEIPEDVKRVFVTAHDVSPWEHVGMQAAFQKHVDNAVSKTVNFPSEASVQDVESVFLEAYESGCKGVTVYRDGSRDSQVLTKGKRAEKAAGMGPEAAEGGADKHLTDQGHGEDSVAGKKESASGRMKIVPRKRPRVIKGTTRQMKTGCGTIYITINEDKDGNIFELFTSMGKAGGCAASQAEAIGRLISLALRSNIDPDELIKQLKGVRCHQPMWEPGGQILSCSDAIAKAIEQFRMADAEGNGGNGRDDVEIAFIGACPECGGAVEHEGGCAVCRDCGFTRCG